A stretch of DNA from Methanoculleus sp. SDB:
AGCCGTGAGATAAGGACGACTTTCATGAGTTTCCCCTACCGCAGGTACTCGATTACCTTCTGGTGGATGACGGCGTTGGTGGCAACGAGGCACTTGCCCACGGTCACTTCGTTGGGGAAGGTGATAACCCCGCCGTTCAGATCGCTGACAAGCCCGCCCGCTTCTTCGCACAGCAGCATTCCCGCCGCAGCATCAGTAATCCGCAGGGTGTCCCGCAGATCGATAAACCCGTCAAGCCTTCCACATGCCACGTAACACAATTCGAGTGCCGAAGCGCCGAAAAGGCGCCACCTGCGTATTTTCTGCCCCAGTTTCAGGACGGTGCCCGGGTTAAACTTTCTCCCGTAGACGCTGATGGCACTCTCCTCCAGGAGCTTCGTCCGAGATACCCGCACCGTTTGTCCGTTGAGATATGCACCGTGCCCCTTCTCCGCATAAAACGTCTCCCTGTGACCGAGATCGCGGACAAACCCGCGGGTGACGGTTCCCTCTTCTGCGTAGGCAATGGAGAGTGCGTAAAAAGGAATTCCGGCAACGGCATTGTAGGTACCGTCGATGGGATCCAGAAACAGCGTGCCGCTCCCGTCCCCGAGCGGGATAGTGCCGCACTCTTCACTGACAAGGGTTCCGCAGAGGGGGTGGTCCCGGAGATAGGACACGACAATATCCTCAGCGACCTGATCGATCCGCTTCGTGGGGGTTCCGTCCGCTCCCATTTTAACGTACGTGCCGGATGCGGGCGTACCTGCCATTCCCGCAATACCGTCTTCAACCAGACGGGCGATCTCCTCACAGGAACGAAGAAAATCCATCAGATCCACTCTGCCATACATCCCTTTGGGTTGAATTTATTTAAGTTCATTGAGATATGATATGAGAGACTGATTATTATGAAAGAACAGACCGAAGTGGGCAAGCTGAAAGAAGGCAGATATGTGGTTATCGATGATGAACCGTGTAAAATTCTCTCGATCTCGGTTTCAAAACCGGGCAAGCATGGTGCCGCGAAGTCCCGAATGGATGTTGTCGGTATTTTTGACGGCATGAAGCGCTCGGTCGTCAATCCCGTATCGGCCAAAGCCTATATTCCCATCGTCGAGCGGCGGAGTGCCCAGGTCATCTCCGTTTCCGGCACTACCGTACAGCTGATGGACGTCAAGGATTTCGATATGTTTGAGATGGAAGTATCCGACGACGCGATCGGCGGCATCGAGGCGGGCATGGAAGTGCCGTATATCGCATCGATGGGCAGGAAGAAACTTGATCTAAATTAATGCGTCACCCC
This window harbors:
- a CDS encoding translation initiation factor 5A, which translates into the protein MKEQTEVGKLKEGRYVVIDDEPCKILSISVSKPGKHGAAKSRMDVVGIFDGMKRSVVNPVSAKAYIPIVERRSAQVISVSGTTVQLMDVKDFDMFEMEVSDDAIGGIEAGMEVPYIASMGRKKLDLN
- a CDS encoding fructose-1,6-bisphosphatase yields the protein MDFLRSCEEIARLVEDGIAGMAGTPASGTYVKMGADGTPTKRIDQVAEDIVVSYLRDHPLCGTLVSEECGTIPLGDGSGTLFLDPIDGTYNAVAGIPFYALSIAYAEEGTVTRGFVRDLGHRETFYAEKGHGAYLNGQTVRVSRTKLLEESAISVYGRKFNPGTVLKLGQKIRRWRLFGASALELCYVACGRLDGFIDLRDTLRITDAAAGMLLCEEAGGLVSDLNGGVITFPNEVTVGKCLVATNAVIHQKVIEYLR